GAGACCTTCCATGTTAGCCACTCTGATACGCATGTAGGAGACCTTCCATGTTAGCCACTCTGATACGCATGTAGGAGACCTTCCATGTTAGCCACTCTGATACGCATGTAGGAGACCTTCCATGTTAGCCACTCTGAGACGCATGTAGGAGACCTTCCATGTTAGCCAGTCTGATACGCATGTAGGAGACCTTCCATGTTAGCCACTCTGATACGCATGTAGGAGACCTTCCATGTTAGCCACTCTGATACGCATGTAGGAGACCTTCCATGTTAGCCACTCTGATACGCATGTAGGAGACCTTCCATGTTAGCCACTCTGATACGCATGTAGGAGACCTTCCATGTTAGCCACTCTGATACGCATGTAGGAGACCTTCCATGTTAGCCACTCTGATACGCATGTAGGAGACCTTCCATGTTAGCCACTCTGATACGCATGTAGGAGACCTTCCATGTTAGCCACTCTGATACGCATGTAGGAGACCTTCCATGTTAGCCACTCTGATACGCATGTAGGAGACCTTCCATGTTAGCCACTCTGATACGCATGTAGGAGACCTTCCATGTTAGCCACTCTGATACGCATGTAGGAGACCTTCCATGTTAGCCACTCTGATACGCATGCAGGAGACCTTCCATGTTAGCCACTCTGATACGCATGTAGGAGACCTTCCATGTTAGCCAGTCTGATACGCATGTAGGAGACCTTCCATGTTAGCCACTCTGATACGCATGTAGGAGACCTTCCATGTTAGCCACTCTGATACGCATGCAGGAGACCTTCCATGTTAGCCACTCTGATACGCATGTAGGAGACCTTCCATGTTAGCCACTCTGATACGCATGTAGGAGACCTTCCATGTTAGCCACTCTGATACGCATGCAGGAGACCTTCCATGTTAGCCACTCTGATACGCATGTAGGAGACCTTCCATGTTAGCCACTCTGagacgtacagttgaagttggaagtttacatacacttaggttggagtcattacaacTAGTTTTTCacccactccacaaatgtcttgttaacaaactatagttttggcaagtcggttaggacatctactttgtgcatgacacaagtaatttttccaacaattgtttacagattatttcacttatataattcactgtatcacaattccagtgggtcagaagtttacatacactaagttgactgtgcctttaaacagcttggaaaattccagaaaattatgtcatggctttagaagcttctgataggctaattgacatcatttgagtcaattggaggtgtacctgtggatgtatttcaaggcctaccttcaaactcagtgcctctttgcttgatatcatggaaaaatcaaaagaaatcagccaagacctcagataaagaattgtagacctccacaagtctggttcatccttgggagcaatttccgaacgcctgaaggtaccacgttcatctgtacaaacaatagtacgcaagtataaacaccatgggaccacgcagcatgAAACAGACATAAGTGGACAGCACAAAGggtggttctgtgtgtgtgtgtgtgtgtgtgtgtgtgtgtgcgcgtgcgtgtaaAACTCACCAGTCTGTGGTCCAAAGAGAAGCTGAGTTTCTCTGAGGAAATGTTGAAGGAAACACGAATGGCTCCCATCACCAAGCCCCGTCCAGcatgtatctgtgtgtatctgtgtgtgtgtgttcctctcccaGGACTAATCAGATTAAGGGGCTTTACCAGTCTGTGCAGCACTGGTTTCATCTACGGCGCAGCCATTAAGACTACTAGTCAGCAACATACACTATGAGTTAGTCATACATTATAGTACTCTTAAGTCAGGGAAGccttactaataataataataatatgccatttagcagacgcttttatccaaagcgacttacagtcatgcgtgcataatttttttttttgtgtatgggtggtcccggatatcgaacccactaccttagcgttccaagcgccgtgctctaccagctgagctacagaggaccttagGACCACTCTACAGCTGCTGAAATCCCACTCTATAGACTCCAGATTATTGGAATGGATAACGTGATTATTCCGCTATATTGGTGGATCCATGTAAAATCACATGGAATTTAGAACCATGTGTGTTACTAGGCTATATAAAGTTGAATACTAACTATTATCACTGGATGCCATCTATACAAGGAATCTGATGGAATCTCTagttcacacagagagagagcctgCACAGTGTCAATAGTAGATTGATCTACTATTAGGTAGGGAAAGAGGAAGACAGAAGAATGCACTTTCCTCCCATCACATAGTCTAGTCTTTGTAACTGTTACACTGTCTCTAACTCATCTAGCCTATGCAACGGAACCGAACCTCATCTACATTCTGAGAAAGTGATTTCCAGAGATTGGGACCTGGCAGCCTTGTCTGTGTGCTTGTTCACAAGAATTCATTCTAAACCTGGTGCTGTTCAGATTCACTCATCTCTGAAGACATGCCAGGATGTCCTATTTCCCAGTTGTTTGCCATTTCAGGTGGCTAGTCTGACTAGCTCAGGCCGAGTCCTGTGTGTGAACAAGCAGTGGCCTACTCCTAGACATTCAGGATGTTGCAGATAGAAGTGACCTGTATAGAGCAGCTGACACGATAGCCTATTCTCTGTAGCAAAGTAGAATGTATATTTTATCTACACAATATAGCCTAGTTCTGTCTGAATGTTCTGTAACATTACACCCTCCTAACTAGGCACCTGTTGCGTGTTGCCAGCTTGTTGAAGTCTCATATCTCACAATGGCCCAGTTCCTCTTCTTTTTGTCCAATGACAGAGGGAATACAGAGAGACCGCGCCCCCCTTTGATTGTGGGAAGCCAGGTATTGCGAAGAGTGTCACCCACTTTCTCCGTCTCATTCATTCACGCACCAGATATATGTCTGTGGTCTGTCAGAAAGCCCTTAATGGGAAACCCAACACCAACCACAGCTAACACAGGACAAAACACTACTATGAACACTAGGACTTGTAGGAATGCTAAACACACAAATATCTGACCTAACAAGACACTAGCATTCTACAGATGTGGGCTACATACAAATAGCCTGCAGTAAAACGGGTCTGGGACACTGCACATATAGTTAGTGGGGGGTGAAGTTACTAACCCTTGAGGGGCCCGGGCAACCTCTTTCCAGGATGAGACAGAACCAGTTATAGCTGGGTATCAAATCAATCCCACTGATTGACCTTTGACATAAGCTTCTCTGAGAACAAGGACATTTATATGAGGCAAAGTTCAAACATAAGCACTCCATGTAACTGCCACTCCTGTGACTGGAGTGGAATTACAACTGTGTGAAACAGAAACAGTCTCCTATACCAgtgtaaatacactgaacaaaaatataaacacaacatgtaaagtgttggtctcatgtttcatgagctgaaaaaaagaTCCAAGAAaatgtccatacgcacaaaaagcttatttctctcaaattgtgtgcacaaatttgtttacatccctgttagtgagcattttatcctttgtcaagataatccatccacctgacaggtgtggcatatcaagaacacaatgccacagatgtctcaagttttgagggagcgtgcaattagcatgctgactgtaggaatgttcatcagagctgttgccagagtatTTCATGttgatttctctaccataagccgcctccaatgttgttttagagaatttggcaggacgtccaaccagcctcacaaccgcagaccacgtgtaaccacgccagccgaggacctccacatccagcttcttcacctgtgggatcgtcaggggggtgctgaggagtatttctgtctgtaataaagcccttttgtggggaaaaactcattctgattggctgggcctggctccccagtgggtgggcctatgccctcccaggtccacccatggctgtgcccctgccaagtcatgtgacccatagattaggacctaatttatttatttcaattgactggtttccttatatgaactgaaattgttgcatgttgcctaTATATTATTGTTCAGTATATGTGGATACTTGAATACTGGAATGAAATAGCAAAGTTTGTGTGATATGTTCAGATATACTACTGAACAACAGAACATCTTGCTGACATTAAGTGTTTCCCCTGACACAGTATAGAACACTTGCCCGAATGTGCACCTGCACCTGGCGTTCCATCATCCATAGAGATAGAACTGTTCTGGTATTCCATCTCCCTGGTGTATGGGCGCGTGCTAGTTGGAATCCTACAAATATGTAATTCTCTGGAAAACAATCTACTACTCCTACAAATTCATACTAAAAAGTAAGTATAAGTATAACAGGGAATGTTTCAAAATGAAAAAGAGCTGGAGAATTAGATGGTAAAGGCGATTTTGTTCCTGTTCTTTCGCGTAAGCCAGCAAAACACCCCCGAGGAAAAAGTGCTTATTTATTTGTGTATTTAATTAACTTAGTTTCGGCATAAACCTCTTACTTCGTAGTTGACCGAGACCCCCACCCCTCAGCTCCCAAAGAATGGCATCCCCTACATCACTATAACAACCAGGGGAGTAATGCACTACAATAATCCCCCTCTTTTTCGTTAACGTTAAAGGAACAAACCAATGCTAGAACCCAAACAAATTTAATCAATATTGACTGTGAATGACACATTTGTATCGACAAAAAAAAAGTTTACCCGATCCACAAAAAAAAAGTTTACACGTTTGATATTAGCCATACATTTGTTTATGACGCAACACATTGATATTGCATTCATCTGCAAGTTGGTTACGTTTGCTTAACTTACCCTTCTCATTGTCGTTGATGTTGTCCTGTGCCACCGGTATTTCTCATCAACAGAGCAGTAGCTATTTTTGTTGATTAAATAGCCATAATCGATAAACGCTTTACAAAAAGGGTTAGCAAGCTACTTGGAGGTCCAAATGTCTTTTGGGTCCTGCAATCGATGATTACACACGAAAACATGTCGGAAGTTGCGGGCTACTGCTGGATAAACTGGCTTGCAACATCTCGTGACAAATGGCTGTGGCACCTTGCAACATCTAACAGtaggctagttagctggctagctaaccgaTAAGTTCTAAAATATTTACAAAACTGAAAGCTGGCTTGGTAAAAGGTTGCGGGCGACAAAACATCCAGCGTTGGTTATGCAAGTGAATAAATGGGAAAAGAGGGAGTCAATAACTAAAAAAGTTGTTCAAGCAACCTCAGAAATCCGTTGGTACTCATACTCAAGTGTGTGAGGTTGCTCGATTCTTTGCAGCTCGAGCTGTCGTTTCTGTGGGCAGCATCAGTACACTTGTTGGGGGTGGAGTTTGCGTTCGACCTTcacggtttccactagttaccacagccacgaaGTCAGAATAGGCTATATcctacaaattaattaaaacaaaaatgagctttttggtcttcatttaaggttagggttaggcataaggttagcagtgtggttaggatTAAATGTTTAAAATCACATTCATCACAATAATCACATCAAGAcgagaaattgtagaaatagttggggtttatgactttgtggttgtggtaactagtgacgaccccacATTCACTCAAACTATGTTTTGCTAAAAAAAATGTGCGGTCTGACGGAAAGAGGACCACACCGCCAAAAGCCAATCACAGTTAACCAAAACGTGACCACGGCAGTGAAGCACGCCCATAGTAGGTTGCGCTTCATTGAAAAAAAACAGCCGTGGATTAATAAATGCGAGCTTCTTCTCTGACGTCATTTCTGGAACTGACATTTGGCATGCCTTTGAAAAAGTACAGGACCTTCCAGTTGTTTGTGGCATTGCAAAGCTCAGCCTGTTTCCTCATGCCTAAGTGTTTTCTATTCATGCCCGCACCCAGAAATTCATATCACATTACACCAGCTGATATATTCTTCAGAATTTTGTAGCCTACTACTTTGTACATAGGAGTAAATTAAAACACAGTGAACTGTTTACAGTGTATTGAAATCACACAAGATACAAGAACACTTACAGGCACAGTAAATATGTCATAGTTTGGTGAGTTATCAGAGGAGAGATGATCTTAAATGATAGGTGAAATCAGTTGTAGCATCAAAATATTACACAAAATTGTTGTTTCGTTTATATTTGTATTTGATAACAAACCATTTAAACAATGCTTTTGTCATTGCCTAGAATTACTGTACACAATAGACTATTAAAGTCATATTAAAGTAATATGTAACAGTTGGTAATAAGGTATTGTAACTTTCCCACATTACTTCACTGAGCCATGTGGACCTAACCCCTAATCTGCACCGAAGAGAAGGAACCCAGAGAAGGTTgtatcatcatcttcatcagcaAACAGCCCGTTGAAGAGCTCTCCTCCAGCCACCTGCAGCCACACCTTGTCCCCTTTCTCCAGATGCAGCACAGCTCCGCCTGCCGCCTGGTCCTCACTGCTCTGGTAGTTATCCATGGTGTGGATCACCTTCACTCCGTTCCTCACTAATGCTACTTTAACATTACGGGAGAACACAGTGATGTGGTAGGTGAAGTAGTAGGCCCCAGTCACAGCGCAGGTGAACCGTCCGGTCTGTGGGTCATAATGGTCCTGTCGGTTGTAGATCACCTTGTCGAACCTGATCGGTGCATTAGCCGGTGGGAGTTTGGTGTGTTCAGTTAAACCCACTGAGAACGCGCTTTTTGGGATGAAGAATgtgtcccccttctctcccttctcccctgtCTCGCCCAGATTccctcgctctccacggtaaccAATGTTGCCTTTGAACCCTGGGGGGCCGAGGTTCCCCTTCGGTCCTGGTCGGCCTGGGGGTCCCAAGGGCCCCTGGATGCCTCGGTCTCCCTGGAGCCCGATCTCCCCCTTCTGCCCTTCAGGTCCCAGAGGCCCCAAATCCCCTTTTGGCCCCTGGGTTCCCGGTAACCCGAGCTCCCCTTTCTGGCCCTTGAGGCCCATGGGCCCTGAGACTCCTTGGGGCCCCATCTTCCCTGGTGGccccttctctccattctcaCCCCGTCTGCCCTTAATTCCTGCCAGGCCAGCTGTACCTGCAGATGCAAGGAGAAAGGAATTATGTTTATATTGCTTGTCAGAGAAAGCCAGTAGTGATAACTGTACAAAGTATTTTTCATTATAAAATGCAGTCTTACCCAGATCCCCTTTGTTTCCTATGGGGCCACTCTGTCCTGTTGGTCCAGTGACACCGATTTCACCTTTAATGAATAAAATGACCAAGAACTTTCAAGAACTCATCAGCATGGGAACAGAAAGGCTGGTTTCTATTGAGACCttgctattttttttatttttatttttatttcacctttatttaaccaggtaaaccagttgagaacaagttctcatttacaactgcgacctggccaagataaagcaaagcagtgcgataaaaacaacaacacagagttacatatggggtaaaacaaaacaaagtcaaaaatacaacagaaataaatatatatacagtgtatatgtaagttatggaggtaaggcaataaataggctatagtgcaaaataattacaattagtattaacactggaatgatagatgtgcaagagatgatgtgcaaatagagatactggggtacaaatgagcaaaataattaacaatatagggatgaggtagttgggcgggctaatttcagatgggctgtgtacaggtgcagtgatcggtaaggtgctctgacaactgatgcttaaagttagtgagggagataagtgtctccagcttcagagatttttgcaatttgttccagtcattggcagcagagaactggaaggaatggcggccaaaggaggtgttggctttggggatgaccagtgagatatacctgctggagcgcatactacgggtgggtgttgctatggtgaccaatgagctaagataaggcggggatttgcctagcagtgatttatagatggcctggagccagtgggtttggcgacgaatatgtagtgaggacgagccaacaagagcgtacaggtcacagtggtgggtagtgtatggggctttggagacaaaacggatggcactgtgatagactacatccaatttgctgagtagagtgttggaggctattttgtaaatgacatcgccgaagtcaaggatcggtaggatagtcagttttaagagggcatgtttggcagcatgagtgaaggaggctttgttgcgaaataggaaaccgattctagatttaactttggattggagattcttaatgtgagtctggaaggagagtttacagtctaaccagacacctagatatttgtagttgtccacatactctaggtcagacccgtcgagagtagtgattctagtcgggtgggcgggtgcaagcagcgttcggttgaagagcatgcatttagttttactagtgtttaagagcagttggaggctactgaaggagtgttgtatggcattgaagctcgtttggaggtttgttaacacagtgtccaatgaagggccagatgtatacaaaatggtgtcgtctgcgtagaggtggatctgagagtcaccagcagcaagagcgacgtcattgatatacacagagaaaagagtcggcccaagaattgaaccctgtggcacccccatagagactgccataggtccagacaacaggccctccgatttgacacattgaactctatcagagaagtagttggtgaaccaggcgaggcagtcatttgagaaaccaaggctatttagtctgccaataagaatgcggtggttgacagagtcgaaagccttggccaggtcaatgaaaacggctgcacagtactgtctattatcgatcgcggttataatatcgtttaggaccttgagcgtggctgaagtgcacccatgaccagctcggaaaccggattgcatagcggagaaggtacggtgggattcgaaatggtcggtgatctgtttgttaacttggctttcaaaaacgtttgaaaggcagggcaggatggatatgggtctgtaacagtttggatctagagtgtcagcccctttgaagagggggatgaccgcggcaaaACACTGAGGAGGTTGTGCCTTAGTCTTACCTCGGTCTCCCTTGTCACCTCTGAACCCGTCTCGTCCATCTCGGCCTGGCATTCCATTGTGGCCTGGGTCTCCTGGTATTCCTGGATGTCCACAAACACATCCGTTCTTCTTGGGTTCTTCCTGAACTACGCATCTCACAGCCAGcaggaggagcaagagagagacgcTGAGTTTGACCCACACCATTGTCCCTCAAGGGCCAACGCTTCACAGCAGTCCAATTGAGTATTCTCAGCACTTGATGCACAATACAGAAGAGGGTAATCCAGCTCAACACATGAAGTccaatacacactcacacacatatatattcagacacatgcatacaaactgAGCGCAGGAGAATGAACACAGCTGAATGTTTGTAGAGCCAAGACACCGAAAAAGGCCACACAAACCTTACTAAGGACTTGAAagctggtgacatcaccatgccaACTGCCAAGCCAGGCATCCCATTGGTTCGACAAGGATAACGGCTATTTTAGGTTACTTATTCTGTCTATCCAGCCCTCTCCGTTCCACATCACCTGTCCCCTTCTAGAATATTCCCCATTCTCTGGCAGGGTAATGATCAGCTTGGACTGTGCTGAGCTTACAGTATATGTTACCATAGGGATGGTAGCAAGGCAACAAAATGGTGGTGTTTTGTGTTACTTCCCTGTagtagtacagtgccttgcaaatgtattcatcccccttggcgtttttcctattttgttgcattacaacctgtaatttaaatggatttttatgtggatttcatgtaatggatatacacaaaatagtccaaattggtgaagtgaaatgaaaaaaataacttgtttcaaaacattctacaaaataaataacggaaaagtggtgcctgcatatgtattcacccccttttctatgaaacccctaaataagatctggtgcaaccaattaccttcagaagtcgcataattagttaaataaagtccaactgtgtgcaatctaagtgtcacatgatctcagtatatatacacctgttctgaaaggccccagtgtctgcaacaccactaagcaaggggcaccaccaagaaagcggcaccatgaagaccaaggagctctccaagcaggtcagggacaaagttgtggagaagtacagatcagggttgggttataaaaaaatatctgaaactttgaacatcccacagagcaccattaaatccattatttaaaaaattgaaagaatatggcaccacaacaaacctgccaagagagggccgcccaccaaaagtcacggaccaggcaaggagggcattaatcagagaggcaacaaagagaccaaagataaccctgaaggagctgcaaagctccacagcggagattggagtatctgtccataggaccactttaagccgtacactccacagagctgggctttacggaagagtggccagaaaaaagccattgcttaaagaaaaaaataaggcatgtgggagactccccaaacatatggaagaaggtactctggtcagatgagactaaaattgagctatttggccatcaaggaaaatgctatgtctggcgcaaacccatcacctctcatcaccccgagaacaccatccccacagtgaagcgtggtggtggcagcatc
This sequence is a window from Coregonus clupeaformis isolate EN_2021a chromosome 7, ASM2061545v1, whole genome shotgun sequence. Protein-coding genes within it:
- the LOC121569248 gene encoding complement C1q and tumor necrosis factor-related protein 9A-like, with amino-acid sequence MVWVKLSVSLLLLLLAVRCVVQEEPKKNGCVCGHPGIPGDPGHNGMPGRDGRDGFRGDKGDRGEIGVTGPTGQSGPIGNKGDLGTAGLAGIKGRRGENGEKGPPGKMGPQGVSGPMGLKGQKGELGLPGTQGPKGDLGPLGPEGQKGEIGLQGDRGIQGPLGPPGRPGPKGNLGPPGFKGNIGYRGERGNLGETGEKGEKGDTFFIPKSAFSVGLTEHTKLPPANAPIRFDKVIYNRQDHYDPQTGRFTCAVTGAYYFTYHITVFSRNVKVALVRNGVKVIHTMDNYQSSEDQAAGGAVLHLEKGDKVWLQVAGGELFNGLFADEDDDTTFSGFLLFGAD